In a genomic window of Lycium ferocissimum isolate CSIRO_LF1 chromosome 9, AGI_CSIRO_Lferr_CH_V1, whole genome shotgun sequence:
- the LOC132069264 gene encoding floral homeotic protein GLOBOSA isoform X2 codes for MGRGKIEIKRIENSSNRQVTYSKRRNGILKKAKEISVLCDARVSVIIFATSGKMHEFSSTSLVDILDQYHKLTGRRLWDAKHENLDNEINKVKKDNDNMQIELRHLKGEDISSLNYRELMILEDALENGATSIRNKQNEFMRMMRKKTESMEEEQEHLNCQLRQLEIASMNRNMGEIGEVFQQRENEYQNLPFSFRVQPMQPNLQERF; via the exons ATGGGGAGAGGAAAGATAGAGATAAAGAGAATAGAAAACTCAAGCAACAGGCAAGTAACATACtcaaagagaagaaatgggatcTTGAAAAAAGCTAAGGAAATAAGTGTTCTTTGTGATGCTCGTGTTTCTGTTATCATTTTTGCTACTTCTGGCAAGATGCATGAGTTCTCCTCGACTTC GTTGGTTGATATTTTGGATCAATACCACAAGCTTACTGGGAGAAGATTGTGGGATGCTAAGCATGAG AATTTGGACAATGAAATCAACAAAGTCAAGAAAGACAATGACAACATGCAAATAGAACTCAG GCACCTAAAGGGTGAAGACATTTCATCTTTGAACTATAGAGAGCTCATGATATTGGAAGATGCACTTGAAAATGGAGCCACTAGTATCCGTAACAAACAG AATGAGTTTATGAGGATGatgaggaaaaag ACTGAAAGTATGGAGGAGGAGCAAGAACATCTTAATTGCCAATTG CGTCAGCTGGAGATAGCAAGCATGAATAGGAATATGGGAGAAATAGGGGAAGTATTTCAGCAGAGGGAAAATGAATACCAAAATCTGCCTTTTTCCTTTCGAGTGCAACCAATGCAGCCTAATTTGCAGGAGaggttttaa
- the LOC132069264 gene encoding floral homeotic protein GLOBOSA isoform X1: MGRGKIEIKRIENSSNRQVTYSKRRNGILKKAKEISVLCDARVSVIIFATSGKMHEFSSTSRLVDILDQYHKLTGRRLWDAKHENLDNEINKVKKDNDNMQIELRHLKGEDISSLNYRELMILEDALENGATSIRNKQNEFMRMMRKKTESMEEEQEHLNCQLRQLEIASMNRNMGEIGEVFQQRENEYQNLPFSFRVQPMQPNLQERF; this comes from the exons ATGGGGAGAGGAAAGATAGAGATAAAGAGAATAGAAAACTCAAGCAACAGGCAAGTAACATACtcaaagagaagaaatgggatcTTGAAAAAAGCTAAGGAAATAAGTGTTCTTTGTGATGCTCGTGTTTCTGTTATCATTTTTGCTACTTCTGGCAAGATGCATGAGTTCTCCTCGACTTC aagGTTGGTTGATATTTTGGATCAATACCACAAGCTTACTGGGAGAAGATTGTGGGATGCTAAGCATGAG AATTTGGACAATGAAATCAACAAAGTCAAGAAAGACAATGACAACATGCAAATAGAACTCAG GCACCTAAAGGGTGAAGACATTTCATCTTTGAACTATAGAGAGCTCATGATATTGGAAGATGCACTTGAAAATGGAGCCACTAGTATCCGTAACAAACAG AATGAGTTTATGAGGATGatgaggaaaaag ACTGAAAGTATGGAGGAGGAGCAAGAACATCTTAATTGCCAATTG CGTCAGCTGGAGATAGCAAGCATGAATAGGAATATGGGAGAAATAGGGGAAGTATTTCAGCAGAGGGAAAATGAATACCAAAATCTGCCTTTTTCCTTTCGAGTGCAACCAATGCAGCCTAATTTGCAGGAGaggttttaa